In Arthrobacter citreus, a single genomic region encodes these proteins:
- a CDS encoding ABC transporter permease: MRKFSTVFLFHLREGLMAKATMIMSVVLFILVVGVLGVQNYIAGTEKNNKDKDKIVLINQTVNYPLDPASLNKTLKSAKIEHGNPGNEIDVKKQVEDGSKDGLIIITEKNNVPSIQYTYKKFSNSDVLSVLNMTLQQNYLTKTAQNLKLSPDSVTKLLQKVEVKEEVLKNPMATFGIAYFFGFLLYMFLLIYGNSIATGIVAEKSSRVMEVLLPKVSPVVTLYGRVVAVFFVACAQLVVLGLGFLFANLLGWANSNAISFFGMKIDLEALDSSTIIAFVVYFLLGYLLYGLLYAAIGSVVSRTEELQMVLMPLTILVVAAFFVSINALINPNGTFIQISSYIPFFAPLVAFSRFVSGEMNFIEISASVLILLVSILILTRVASRIYVNGVMYYSEKVKLKDIARLLKRQ, encoded by the coding sequence ATGAGAAAATTTAGCACGGTCTTTTTATTTCATTTACGTGAAGGTTTAATGGCAAAAGCAACGATGATTATGAGTGTAGTTTTATTTATATTAGTCGTTGGGGTATTAGGAGTACAGAATTATATTGCTGGTACAGAAAAGAATAATAAGGATAAAGATAAAATTGTTTTAATTAATCAGACGGTAAATTATCCTTTAGATCCTGCTAGTTTAAACAAAACACTTAAATCGGCTAAAATAGAGCATGGAAATCCAGGTAATGAAATAGATGTAAAAAAACAAGTTGAGGATGGCTCAAAAGACGGATTAATTATCATCACTGAAAAGAACAATGTCCCGTCAATTCAATATACTTATAAAAAGTTCTCAAATAGTGATGTACTTTCAGTATTAAATATGACATTGCAACAAAATTACTTAACGAAAACTGCTCAAAACTTAAAGTTATCACCCGATTCTGTAACAAAGTTATTGCAAAAAGTGGAGGTTAAAGAAGAAGTTCTAAAAAACCCTATGGCTACATTCGGAATTGCTTACTTTTTTGGCTTCTTACTATATATGTTTTTATTAATATATGGAAACTCAATCGCTACTGGTATTGTTGCTGAAAAGTCTTCTAGAGTAATGGAAGTATTATTACCTAAAGTAAGTCCTGTCGTTACTCTATACGGAAGAGTCGTTGCAGTATTTTTTGTAGCCTGTGCACAATTAGTTGTACTAGGATTAGGATTTCTATTTGCCAATTTATTAGGCTGGGCGAATTCAAATGCGATATCTTTTTTTGGAATGAAAATAGATTTAGAGGCATTAGATAGTTCAACCATCATAGCTTTTGTTGTTTATTTCTTACTAGGTTATTTATTATACGGTTTACTTTACGCTGCAATTGGATCAGTCGTTTCTAGAACAGAGGAGCTTCAAATGGTTCTGATGCCACTTACAATATTAGTTGTAGCTGCATTCTTTGTTAGTATTAATGCATTAATAAATCCAAACGGTACATTTATCCAAATTAGCTCATACATTCCATTCTTTGCACCACTCGTAGCATTTTCTAGATTTGTAAGCGGAGAAATGAATTTTATAGAAATAAGTGCTAGTGTATTAATTTTACTCGTTTCAATTTTGATTTTAACACGTGTTGCTAGCCGCATTTATGTTAATGGAGTCATGTATTACAGTGAAAAAGTAAAGTTGAAAGATATCGCTCGATTATTGAAAAGACAATAA
- a CDS encoding SGNH/GDSL hydrolase family protein, with amino-acid sequence MNRLSWNVKRICNKLFANMPDVKGKMITKNKSIEWISYGDSITSSNGWQPAVAEKLGLTHVNRGIGGTTIAENGSIAWIDKNGNYKGHPPDPQPKGTTEILSSMCNSQRIDATIPLTTQLLTIMGGTNDFGRNIPLGNGLPTNKQPNLDESTFTGALCSMVEKIQLRLPDCRIILMTPVPRYHDGKYEDKNKAGFLTSDYARAVKDVASFYSLPCIDLYSNVGWNRMNGEYYLIDSMHPNNTKGYKRVSEIVIGELEVLQQDVKSKIQD; translated from the coding sequence ATGAATAGATTATCATGGAATGTAAAACGAATTTGTAATAAATTGTTCGCAAATATGCCGGATGTAAAAGGTAAAATGATAACTAAAAACAAATCAATAGAATGGATTAGCTATGGGGATAGTATAACTTCGTCTAACGGATGGCAACCTGCAGTAGCAGAAAAATTAGGTTTGACACATGTGAATAGAGGGATTGGCGGAACAACTATAGCTGAAAATGGGTCGATTGCTTGGATCGATAAAAATGGAAATTATAAAGGTCACCCACCTGATCCCCAGCCAAAAGGAACGACAGAAATTTTGTCTAGTATGTGTAACAGTCAAAGAATCGATGCTACGATCCCACTTACTACTCAGTTATTAACAATAATGGGTGGGACAAATGACTTTGGAAGAAATATTCCTTTAGGTAATGGGTTGCCAACAAATAAACAACCTAACTTAGACGAATCTACATTTACTGGTGCTTTGTGTTCAATGGTTGAAAAAATACAATTAAGGCTACCAGACTGCAGAATTATTCTTATGACGCCTGTACCTAGATATCACGACGGAAAATATGAAGATAAAAATAAAGCCGGATTTTTAACATCTGATTACGCTCGCGCTGTAAAAGATGTAGCATCTTTTTACTCATTGCCTTGTATTGACCTATACTCTAATGTTGGCTGGAATCGAATGAACGGTGAATATTATTTAATTGATAGTATGCATCCGAATAACACAAAAGGATATAAACGTGTTTCGGAGATTGTAATTGGAGAGTTGGAAGTTTTACAGCAGGATGTGAAGTCAAAAATCCAAGACTAG
- the dat gene encoding D-amino-acid transaminase, with protein sequence MKTKVLLNNRIVDLKSANVNILDRGYQFGDGVYEVIRFFNKSYFELDAHLIRLKDSCEKILIPFKMHLKKLESDLVYLMNTCDYDNGYVYIQISRGVMNRNHIYQEEANLKPQLIAYTVREDQRPLQQMEKGITAYVTNDIRWLRCDIKSLNLLGSVLVKNEAYSKGAKEAILHRDGIITEGSATNVFIVKNSTLYTHPANHLILNGITRKVVLEIAKKENIEIKEDPFSIDDLLNADEAFTTASVSDILPVTSVLIDEKSYSIGLGKRGEITKRIQDSYTNLIEKIPQDQSTN encoded by the coding sequence ATGAAAACAAAGGTTCTTTTAAACAACCGTATTGTTGATTTAAAGTCTGCAAATGTAAATATATTAGATCGAGGTTATCAATTTGGAGATGGTGTATACGAAGTCATTCGTTTTTTCAATAAGTCTTATTTTGAACTCGATGCCCATTTAATTCGTTTAAAGGATAGCTGTGAAAAAATACTAATCCCCTTTAAAATGCATCTAAAAAAGCTTGAAAGTGATTTAGTTTATTTAATGAACACTTGTGATTATGATAATGGCTATGTTTATATTCAAATTAGTAGAGGTGTAATGAACCGTAATCATATTTATCAAGAAGAAGCTAATTTAAAACCTCAATTAATTGCCTATACAGTTAGAGAAGATCAAAGACCATTACAACAAATGGAAAAAGGAATTACTGCTTATGTAACTAATGACATTAGGTGGCTCCGCTGTGATATTAAAAGTTTAAATTTATTAGGCAGCGTTTTAGTAAAAAATGAAGCTTATTCTAAGGGAGCAAAAGAAGCTATATTGCATAGAGATGGAATAATTACTGAGGGTTCAGCAACAAATGTCTTTATCGTAAAAAACTCAACTCTTTATACACATCCTGCAAATCATTTAATTCTTAATGGTATTACCCGAAAAGTAGTACTTGAAATTGCAAAAAAAGAAAATATAGAAATAAAAGAAGATCCATTTTCAATCGATGATCTCTTAAATGCAGATGAGGCTTTTACAACTGCATCCGTTTCCGATATTTTACCTGTTACTTCAGTTTTAATCGATGAAAAGTCTTATTCTATTGGTTTAGGTAAGCGTGGAGAAATTACTAAGAGAATACAAGACTCCTATACTAATTTAATTGAGAAAATACCACAGGATCAGTCAACTAACTAG
- a CDS encoding sugar nucleotide-binding protein: protein MKILILGASGLVGKALIKELSPDHDVYGTFNQTELELTANHQIQWDINDSEKILNWIDRICPDIIVSCLRGDFTVQFEAHARIVEKIKSTSTRFLFCSTTNVFDGDVTRHHAETDPPIAESDYGQFKIKCEELIKNELGMRGVILRLPMVWGKQSPRLKEIKNKIENGQEIEAYDNIYLNHAIDTGIASQVRQIIANDLKGIFHLATTDIDSQYAFVWKLVKGLSPEGKVKSLTLENYDNYNFGLLINRTDLESGFYYDNETLLDQLVK from the coding sequence ATGAAAATATTAATTTTAGGTGCTAGTGGACTAGTTGGGAAGGCTTTAATAAAAGAATTATCTCCTGATCATGATGTGTATGGAACATTTAATCAAACGGAATTAGAATTAACAGCTAATCATCAAATACAATGGGATATCAATGATTCAGAGAAGATTTTGAATTGGATTGATCGTATTTGCCCGGATATAATCGTTTCTTGTTTACGAGGTGATTTTACTGTTCAATTCGAAGCTCATGCTAGAATTGTAGAAAAGATAAAATCAACATCGACTAGATTTTTATTTTGTTCTACAACGAATGTTTTTGATGGAGACGTAACAAGGCATCATGCTGAGACTGATCCTCCTATTGCCGAGTCGGATTATGGGCAATTTAAAATAAAGTGTGAAGAGCTTATTAAGAACGAGCTTGGAATGCGTGGAGTAATTTTAAGATTACCAATGGTTTGGGGAAAACAATCTCCGAGGTTAAAAGAAATAAAGAATAAAATAGAAAATGGGCAAGAGATTGAAGCCTACGACAATATATATTTAAATCATGCAATTGATACAGGAATAGCAAGCCAAGTAAGACAAATTATCGCAAATGATCTAAAAGGGATTTTTCATTTAGCGACTACTGATATTGACTCGCAATATGCATTTGTTTGGAAACTTGTAAAAGGCTTATCGCCAGAGGGAAAAGTTAAATCGTTAACACTTGAGAATTATGACAATTATAATTTTGGGTTATTAATTAATCGCACTGATCTAGAATCAGGTTTTTACTATGATAATGAAACACTGCTTGACCAACTAGTTAAATAA
- a CDS encoding AMP-binding protein gives MEELSVKPWVSQYPEQIPTALDDHFEILPNYLKQTASKYPTKKALNFLGKSMTFNEIYIQSLRFANFLRNLGIKKGDRVAIMLPNCPQAVIAYYGILFAEAIIVQTNPLYTERELEYQMNDSGATAIICLDLLINRVCEVKKTTKLQHIFVTGIKDYLPFIKRILYPFSKQPKAPEIPKDHSIHQFNFIMNISAPIEHVPTNSNVEDIAILQYTGGTTGFPKGVMLTHKNLASNTLMAEKWLYKSKKGQEKILTVLPFFHVYGMTTCMNLSIMCAYEMIIVPRFDATQMLEAINKYRPTLFPGAPTMYIALLNHPELKKNDISCIHACLSGSAALPVEVQEQFEKVTGGKLVEGYGLSEASPVTHSNFLWDKRVTGSIGVPWPSTDAKIVSLETGEELPPREIGELIVSGPQVMKGYWNRPEETAATLKDGWLYTGDLGYMDEEGFFYIVDRKKDMINAGGFNVYPRDIEEVLYEHEAIKEAVVVGIPDDYRGETVKAYVVLKDGKSVTEDELDDFCRKYLAAYKVPRVYEFRTELPKTMIGKILRRTLLEEEEQKNNKTEDSDENLI, from the coding sequence ATGGAGGAACTAAGTGTAAAGCCTTGGGTGAGTCAGTATCCAGAGCAAATACCAACAGCATTAGATGATCACTTTGAAATACTACCAAACTATTTAAAGCAGACAGCTTCGAAATATCCAACTAAGAAAGCGCTTAATTTTCTCGGAAAATCGATGACTTTTAACGAAATTTATATTCAGTCTTTAAGATTTGCAAATTTTTTAAGGAATTTAGGAATTAAAAAAGGTGATCGAGTTGCAATCATGCTTCCAAATTGTCCACAAGCAGTGATTGCTTATTATGGAATTCTATTTGCTGAAGCAATAATTGTCCAAACAAATCCGCTCTATACTGAACGTGAGCTTGAATATCAAATGAATGATAGTGGTGCAACTGCTATTATTTGTTTAGATTTATTGATTAATAGAGTGTGCGAAGTAAAAAAAACTACAAAGCTTCAACATATTTTTGTTACTGGGATTAAAGACTATTTACCGTTTATTAAAAGGATATTATATCCTTTTTCAAAACAACCAAAGGCTCCGGAGATACCTAAAGATCATTCAATTCATCAATTTAATTTTATAATGAACATATCTGCACCAATTGAACATGTACCTACAAATAGTAATGTAGAAGATATAGCAATACTACAATATACAGGTGGAACGACCGGCTTTCCAAAAGGTGTAATGCTTACGCATAAAAACTTAGCATCTAATACATTAATGGCCGAAAAATGGTTATATAAAAGCAAGAAGGGCCAAGAGAAAATTTTAACTGTCTTGCCATTCTTCCACGTATATGGAATGACTACTTGTATGAATTTATCGATAATGTGTGCATATGAAATGATAATCGTTCCAAGATTTGATGCAACTCAAATGCTTGAAGCGATAAATAAGTATCGTCCTACATTGTTTCCAGGTGCACCAACCATGTATATTGCACTATTAAATCATCCAGAATTAAAGAAGAATGATATTTCATGTATTCATGCGTGCTTAAGCGGATCTGCAGCATTACCTGTAGAAGTTCAAGAGCAGTTTGAAAAGGTGACAGGTGGGAAATTAGTTGAGGGCTACGGATTATCAGAGGCTTCTCCAGTGACACATAGTAATTTCCTTTGGGATAAACGAGTGACTGGGAGTATTGGCGTTCCTTGGCCAAGTACAGATGCTAAAATCGTTTCCCTAGAAACAGGAGAAGAGCTACCTCCACGTGAAATTGGTGAATTAATCGTTTCAGGACCACAAGTTATGAAAGGCTATTGGAATCGTCCTGAAGAAACTGCTGCCACTTTAAAAGATGGATGGTTATATACAGGTGATTTAGGTTATATGGATGAGGAAGGCTTCTTTTATATTGTTGACCGTAAGAAAGATATGATTAACGCAGGAGGATTTAATGTTTATCCTAGAGATATAGAGGAAGTATTGTATGAACATGAGGCTATTAAAGAAGCAGTCGTAGTTGGAATTCCAGATGACTATCGTGGAGAAACAGTTAAAGCGTATGTTGTATTAAAAGATGGTAAATCGGTAACTGAGGATGAATTAGATGATTTTTGCCGAAAATATTTAGCAGCATACAAAGTTCCGCGAGTTTATGAATTTAGAACAGAATTACCGAAGACGATGATTGGTAAAATATTAAGAAGAACATTGCTTGAAGAAGAAGAGCAAAAGAATAATAAAACAGAAGATTCTGATGAAAATTTAATATAA
- a CDS encoding TetR/AcrR family transcriptional regulator has protein sequence MKRDKPKYKQIIDAAVVVIAENGYHQAQVSKIAKQAGVADGTIYLYFKNKESILISLFEEKMGNFTEKIREKIEGKPDSISKLLMLVKTHFYEMSKDSHLAIVMQLEVRQTNIDLRLKINEVLKEYLHIIDSILIDGVNSGLFDKQLDIRTARQMIFGTIDEVMTHWVMTGQKQDLESKAEKVHQLLIRGCGYQN, from the coding sequence ATGAAAAGAGATAAACCAAAATATAAACAAATAATTGATGCTGCAGTTGTTGTAATTGCTGAAAATGGTTACCACCAAGCGCAAGTTTCTAAAATTGCAAAGCAGGCTGGAGTAGCTGATGGAACGATCTATTTATATTTTAAAAATAAAGAATCAATCCTAATTTCGTTGTTCGAAGAGAAGATGGGAAATTTTACTGAAAAAATTCGTGAAAAAATTGAAGGTAAACCCGATTCGATATCGAAATTATTAATGTTGGTGAAAACTCACTTTTATGAAATGTCTAAAGATTCACATTTAGCAATCGTTATGCAATTGGAAGTAAGACAAACAAATATTGACCTTAGATTAAAAATAAACGAGGTACTGAAAGAGTATCTCCATATTATAGATTCTATTTTAATTGATGGGGTAAATAGCGGTTTGTTTGACAAGCAATTAGATATACGTACAGCTAGACAAATGATTTTTGGGACGATTGATGAAGTGATGACTCATTGGGTAATGACAGGTCAAAAGCAAGATCTAGAGTCAAAAGCCGAAAAAGTTCACCAATTATTAATAAGAGGATGCGGGTACCAAAATTAA
- a CDS encoding enoyl-CoA hydratase, with amino-acid sequence MSLIQCKISDGIAFLTIQHPPANAMSSVVFADLVKRLDELENNNDVSVLVVHGEGKFFSAGADIKEFTSFKNAEDAAAVARRGQLVFDRVENYSKPIIAAIHGAALGGGLEFAMSCHIRVVAENAKLGLPELNLGIIPGFAGTQRLPRYIGKDKALVMLATSEPISGVEAGKIGLATIVVPEDSLLEEATALAAKIARKSMQSIEYVLQLLSSTRTESYHEAVEEESKLFGEIFTSENAKEGISAFLEKRKPVFNK; translated from the coding sequence GTGAGTTTAATTCAATGTAAAATATCCGACGGTATTGCATTTCTAACAATTCAACATCCACCAGCAAATGCTATGTCTTCGGTAGTATTTGCTGATTTAGTTAAGCGTTTAGATGAATTAGAAAATAACAATGATGTAAGCGTTTTAGTTGTCCATGGAGAAGGTAAATTTTTCTCTGCAGGTGCAGATATAAAAGAGTTTACTTCATTCAAAAATGCAGAAGATGCAGCTGCTGTTGCTAGAAGGGGTCAATTAGTATTTGATCGTGTTGAAAATTATTCTAAGCCAATTATCGCAGCAATTCATGGAGCTGCATTAGGTGGCGGATTAGAATTTGCTATGAGCTGCCATATCCGAGTTGTTGCAGAAAATGCAAAACTTGGTTTACCTGAATTAAACTTAGGAATCATTCCTGGTTTCGCTGGGACACAACGATTACCTCGTTATATTGGAAAAGATAAAGCATTAGTAATGCTTGCTACTTCTGAACCAATTTCTGGTGTTGAAGCTGGTAAAATTGGATTAGCTACAATTGTAGTTCCAGAAGATAGTTTATTAGAAGAAGCGACAGCCTTGGCTGCTAAAATAGCAAGAAAAAGTATGCAATCAATTGAATATGTTCTACAACTACTATCTTCAACAAGAACTGAATCATATCATGAAGCGGTTGAAGAAGAGTCTAAATTATTTGGAGAAATTTTTACATCTGAAAATGCAAAAGAGGGTATATCGGCATTTTTAGAAAAAAGGAAACCAGTGTTTAATAAATAA
- a CDS encoding electron transfer flavoprotein subunit beta/FixA family protein produces MNIYVLLKRTFDTEEKITISNGVIQEDGAEFIINPYDEYAVEEAIQIRDAHGGEVTVVTVGNEDSEKELRTALAMGADKAVLINVEDDVTNADQYTTSKLIAKYLEDKDPSIILAGNVAIDGGTGQVGPRVSELLNIPYVTTITKIEINGTTATIERDVEGDTEIIETSLPLLITAQQGLNEPRYPSLPGIMKAKKKPLDELELDDLDLEEDDVEAKTKTIEIYLPAKKEGGKVLAGELQDQVKELVSLLRSEAKVI; encoded by the coding sequence ATGAACATTTATGTACTATTAAAAAGAACATTCGATACTGAAGAGAAAATTACAATTTCAAATGGTGTAATCCAAGAGGATGGCGCTGAATTTATTATAAATCCTTATGATGAGTATGCAGTTGAAGAAGCAATTCAAATCCGTGATGCTCATGGCGGCGAAGTAACAGTAGTAACAGTTGGTAACGAAGATAGCGAAAAAGAACTACGTACAGCACTAGCAATGGGTGCTGATAAAGCCGTGTTAATTAACGTTGAAGATGATGTTACAAATGCTGATCAATATACAACATCTAAACTAATTGCAAAATACTTAGAGGATAAAGACCCTTCAATTATCTTAGCTGGTAATGTAGCAATTGATGGTGGTACTGGTCAAGTAGGTCCACGCGTTTCCGAATTATTAAACATTCCTTACGTAACGACAATTACAAAAATCGAAATTAATGGTACAACAGCTACAATCGAACGTGATGTAGAAGGCGACACAGAAATCATTGAAACATCTTTACCATTATTAATTACTGCTCAACAAGGTTTAAACGAGCCAAGATACCCATCTTTACCAGGGATCATGAAAGCTAAGAAAAAACCTTTAGACGAGTTAGAATTAGATGATTTAGATCTAGAAGAAGATGATGTTGAAGCAAAAACAAAAACGATTGAAATTTACCTTCCTGCGAAAAAAGAAGGCGGTAAAGTTTTAGCTGGTGAATTACAAGACCAAGTGAAAGAACTAGTTTCATTATTACGTTCTGAGGCAAAAGTAATTTAA
- a CDS encoding electron transfer flavoprotein subunit alpha/FixB family protein, translating to MSRKVLVLGEVREGSLRNVSFEAVGAAKTVAEGGEVVAVLVGKSVSALATEMIQYGADRAIVVEDEKLASYTSDGYSQALLAVIDQEKPEGLVFGHTALGKDLSPKLAARLQSGLISDVTTIEVAGGNIVFTRPIYSGKAFEKKVMVDPFIFATIRPNNITVLEKDATRSGDVATVSVEIKDLRSIVKDVVRKASEGVDLSEAKIIVAGGRGVKSEDGFNPLKELATVLGAAVGASRGACDANYCDYSLQIGQTGKVVTPDLYIACGISGAIQHLAGMSNSKVIVAINKDPEANIFKVADYGIVGDLFDVLPLLTEEFKAVLVNS from the coding sequence ATGTCACGTAAAGTATTAGTATTAGGCGAAGTTCGTGAAGGATCATTACGAAATGTTTCATTTGAGGCAGTAGGTGCTGCTAAAACAGTTGCTGAGGGCGGAGAAGTAGTTGCTGTATTAGTAGGTAAATCAGTAAGTGCATTAGCTACTGAAATGATTCAATACGGTGCAGACCGTGCGATCGTTGTAGAAGATGAAAAATTAGCATCATATACTTCTGACGGATATTCTCAAGCATTATTAGCTGTTATTGACCAAGAAAAGCCAGAAGGTCTTGTATTTGGCCATACAGCTTTAGGAAAAGATTTATCACCAAAGCTTGCTGCTCGCTTACAAAGCGGACTAATTTCAGATGTTACAACAATTGAAGTAGCAGGTGGAAATATCGTTTTCACTCGTCCAATTTATTCAGGTAAAGCATTCGAGAAAAAAGTTATGGTAGATCCATTTATTTTTGCGACAATTCGTCCAAACAATATTACAGTATTAGAAAAAGACGCTACACGTAGTGGTGATGTGGCAACTGTTTCAGTTGAAATTAAAGACTTACGTTCAATCGTAAAAGACGTTGTACGCAAAGCAAGTGAAGGTGTAGACCTTTCTGAAGCTAAAATTATTGTTGCTGGTGGTCGTGGAGTTAAGAGTGAAGATGGATTTAACCCATTAAAAGAATTAGCAACAGTATTAGGAGCTGCTGTAGGTGCATCTCGTGGTGCATGTGATGCTAACTACTGTGATTACTCTTTACAAATTGGCCAAACTGGTAAAGTTGTAACGCCTGATTTATACATCGCATGTGGTATCTCAGGAGCAATTCAACATTTAGCTGGTATGTCTAACTCTAAAGTAATCGTTGCAATTAACAAAGATCCAGAAGCTAATATCTTTAAAGTAGCTGATTATGGAATCGTTGGTGACTTATTCGATGTTTTACCATTATTAACTGAAGAATTTAAAGCGGTATTAGTTAACTCTTAA
- a CDS encoding FbpB family small basic protein, whose amino-acid sequence MRKPFRKTFNQLVNENKQSLLHNKEEIEKIESKIEKRHELLYEKNKIDKAIS is encoded by the coding sequence ATGAGAAAACCTTTTCGTAAAACGTTTAACCAATTAGTTAATGAGAATAAACAATCATTATTGCACAACAAAGAAGAAATTGAGAAGATTGAAAGTAAAATTGAAAAACGCCACGAATTACTATACGAAAAAAACAAAATAGACAAAGCTATTTCTTAA
- a CDS encoding GNAT family N-acetyltransferase: MITFEKITQDLLDVIEEITNSNQSYNLMENSRLTRTKEELLNEYFDSSKQTETYFIKLDDTYIGLVDFLKLNPKDGFPWLGLLMIHNDYQGYGFGTNAFLLFEELQLKRSIHGLRLGVLLSNQQAKTFWESQGFTYVENRTNADGIEVEVYEKLYS, encoded by the coding sequence ATGATAACATTTGAAAAAATTACACAAGACTTATTAGATGTAATCGAAGAAATTACAAATTCTAATCAAAGTTACAATTTAATGGAAAACAGTCGACTAACTAGAACGAAAGAAGAACTGCTGAATGAGTATTTTGATTCCTCAAAACAAACAGAAACTTATTTTATAAAGCTAGATGATACATATATAGGATTGGTTGATTTTTTAAAACTTAATCCTAAAGATGGTTTTCCTTGGCTAGGGCTATTAATGATACATAATGATTACCAAGGTTATGGATTCGGAACAAACGCATTTTTATTATTTGAAGAACTACAATTAAAAAGAAGTATTCACGGATTACGTTTAGGTGTATTGCTGAGTAACCAGCAAGCTAAAACATTTTGGGAATCTCAAGGATTTACATATGTTGAAAATAGAACAAATGCAGATGGAATTGAAGTTGAAGTATATGAAAAACTTTATTCGTAA
- the trxA gene encoding thioredoxin: MAIVNATNATFAEETKEGVVLVDFWATWCGPCKMIAPVLEELASEYGDKVKIVKVDVDENQETAAKFEVMSIPSLFVLKDGEVVDKTLGFKPKEALEELITPHIG, translated from the coding sequence ATGGCAATTGTTAACGCAACAAACGCAACGTTCGCAGAAGAAACAAAAGAAGGTGTAGTACTAGTTGATTTTTGGGCAACTTGGTGTGGGCCTTGTAAAATGATCGCTCCTGTATTAGAAGAATTAGCTTCTGAATATGGTGATAAAGTTAAAATTGTAAAAGTTGATGTTGATGAAAATCAAGAAACAGCTGCTAAATTTGAAGTTATGAGCATTCCATCATTATTCGTTCTTAAAGATGGCGAAGTAGTTGATAAAACTTTAGGTTTTAAACCAAAAGAAGCTTTAGAAGAATTAATTACTCCACATATCGGTTAA
- a CDS encoding MarR family transcriptional regulator yields MGNKNEYIERIQTALHSAIHKMQPKVTESMNSHGVTATQFFVLMYLRKNESCKISEIAEMMGVKPSAVSFMIDRLEHNNFVYREHDKKDRRVVNILLSEEGIKKLEAVIKDRKEIFESFLFNLSDEELLQFAKITEKLANAAADI; encoded by the coding sequence TTGGGGAACAAAAATGAGTACATTGAACGGATTCAGACCGCGCTTCATTCTGCTATTCACAAAATGCAACCAAAGGTGACAGAAAGTATGAATAGTCATGGAGTAACAGCTACTCAATTTTTTGTATTGATGTACTTAAGAAAAAATGAGAGCTGTAAAATATCTGAAATCGCGGAAATGATGGGTGTAAAACCAAGTGCGGTATCCTTTATGATTGATCGACTTGAACATAATAATTTTGTTTATAGAGAGCATGATAAAAAAGACCGTCGAGTTGTAAATATATTGTTAAGCGAGGAAGGAATAAAAAAATTAGAAGCAGTAATTAAAGATCGAAAAGAAATCTTTGAAAGCTTTCTGTTTAACCTTTCAGACGAAGAGCTTTTACAATTTGCAAAGATTACAGAAAAGCTTGCTAACGCAGCGGCTGATATATAG